A genome region from Methylobacterium sp. FF17 includes the following:
- a CDS encoding type II toxin-antitoxin system RelE/ParE family toxin: MQIRFRSRRLGKALSDPKEMAKAYGDRAKPIRKRLDVLGQAACLSDVPTEPPVRRHQLGGNRDGQLSVTIKDNWRIVFVPDHDPVPCLPDGGLDTGQVTAVEIIEIVDYHGN; this comes from the coding sequence ATGCAGATCCGTTTCCGGTCTAGGCGCCTGGGGAAGGCGCTGTCGGACCCGAAGGAGATGGCGAAGGCCTACGGGGACAGGGCGAAACCGATACGGAAGCGGCTGGACGTGTTGGGGCAGGCGGCCTGCCTCTCGGACGTTCCGACGGAGCCACCCGTCCGCCGGCATCAACTCGGCGGTAACCGGGACGGCCAACTCTCGGTCACGATCAAGGACAACTGGCGTATCGTCTTCGTGCCCGACCACGACCCGGTGCCCTGCCTGCCTGACGGCGGGCTCGACACGGGTCAGGTCACGGCGGTCGAGATCATCGAAATCGTCGACTACCATGGCAACTGA
- a CDS encoding HigA family addiction module antitoxin produces the protein MTTQEAWTPQWATHPGEHLEEYIQERGWSQAEFARIADMTPKLVSTIINGSNPVTPETALKLEHVLGLKAYIWTGLQANWDLFQARQREQEAAVREAEWLKGFPIRELKACGRLPQTNDPGRIMDGLLGLLGIGGPHAYEAKLGSLAVHHRKARTGTTSPHHMLCWLMLGEEKARRLSLPAYDPGRFKQGCAEIRSLTVEMPETFEPRMLEICHASGVALVFQKPLSKTCVFGSARWLNDDRPMIQMSLRMKSNDHFWWTFFHEAAHISLHRGMNFVDDKNGEDNDVEAEADAWAEEMLVGRERIDAFATTCPRTKQEVVTFADEVGLHPGIVVGMLQHRRVLAFSHLNDLKARLGWADEVAAA, from the coding sequence ATGACGACGCAGGAAGCCTGGACGCCGCAATGGGCGACCCATCCCGGCGAACACCTCGAAGAGTACATCCAGGAGCGCGGCTGGTCCCAGGCCGAGTTCGCCCGCATCGCCGACATGACGCCCAAGCTAGTCAGCACGATCATCAACGGCTCCAACCCGGTCACGCCCGAGACCGCACTGAAGCTGGAGCACGTGCTCGGCCTCAAGGCCTACATCTGGACCGGCCTCCAGGCGAACTGGGACCTGTTCCAGGCTCGGCAGCGGGAGCAGGAGGCGGCCGTGCGGGAGGCCGAATGGCTCAAGGGGTTCCCTATCAGGGAACTGAAGGCCTGTGGTCGCCTTCCCCAGACCAACGACCCCGGCAGGATCATGGACGGTCTGCTGGGCCTCCTCGGGATCGGGGGACCGCACGCCTACGAGGCGAAGCTCGGTTCCCTGGCCGTGCACCACCGCAAGGCGAGGACCGGCACCACCTCGCCCCACCACATGCTGTGCTGGCTGATGCTGGGCGAGGAGAAGGCGCGCCGGCTCAGCCTGCCGGCCTACGATCCGGGGCGGTTCAAGCAGGGATGCGCAGAGATCCGTTCGCTGACCGTGGAAATGCCTGAGACCTTCGAGCCGCGCATGCTCGAAATCTGCCATGCGTCCGGCGTCGCCCTAGTGTTCCAGAAGCCCCTAAGCAAGACCTGCGTCTTCGGATCGGCGCGGTGGCTGAACGACGACCGTCCCATGATCCAGATGTCGCTGCGCATGAAGAGCAACGACCATTTCTGGTGGACCTTCTTCCACGAGGCGGCGCACATCAGCCTGCATCGCGGAATGAATTTCGTCGACGACAAGAACGGCGAGGACAACGACGTCGAGGCCGAGGCGGATGCCTGGGCCGAGGAGATGCTGGTCGGGCGCGAGCGGATCGATGCCTTCGCCACCACATGCCCACGGACGAAGCAGGAGGTCGTGACCTTCGCCGACGAGGTCGGGCTTCATCCGGGCATCGTGGTCGGCATGCTGCAACACCGACGCGTCCTCGCATTCAGCCACCTGAACGACCTGAAGGCACGTTTGGGATGGGCGGACGAGGTCGCCGCCGCCTGA
- a CDS encoding L,D-transpeptidase family protein, which produces MLKKITLGLALLSALSACQDGRYAGSTRHLAPIPPETLALMSTKGVSSADPILMRAYKKESEIELWKRGADGRYALLKTYPMCRWSGQLGPKTREGDRQAPEGFYAITPESMNANSSLYLSFNLGYPNAYDRSLGRTGTHLMVHGSCSSQGCFAMTDEAISELYAVVREAFAGGQRAVQFQSYPFRMTPENLARHRQDPNMAFWRNLKEGSDRFEVTGAEPAVDVAGGRYAFDAGVDAPAADAVARKQADDERQVAALVASGTSAVRLVYEDGGQHRAFRETMMAAGNGLGEVSRPEALASGPREVDMPAQGPVALVGRREPVRSTAAPKPPGTSILVAERRRLLETFAAAGDGRR; this is translated from the coding sequence ATGCTGAAGAAGATCACGCTCGGGTTGGCTCTCCTGTCGGCGCTGTCCGCCTGCCAGGACGGACGGTACGCTGGCTCGACCCGCCACCTCGCGCCCATCCCGCCTGAGACCCTGGCCTTGATGTCCACCAAGGGTGTGTCTTCCGCCGACCCGATCCTGATGCGGGCCTACAAGAAGGAGTCCGAGATCGAGCTTTGGAAGCGCGGAGCGGACGGCAGGTACGCCTTGCTGAAGACGTATCCGATGTGCCGGTGGTCGGGTCAGCTCGGGCCCAAGACCCGGGAGGGCGACCGACAGGCCCCCGAGGGCTTCTACGCGATCACGCCGGAGTCCATGAACGCGAATTCCAGCCTCTACCTGTCGTTCAACCTCGGCTACCCGAACGCGTACGACCGCTCCCTGGGGCGCACGGGGACGCACCTGATGGTCCATGGCTCGTGCTCGTCCCAGGGCTGCTTCGCGATGACGGACGAGGCGATCTCGGAGCTTTACGCCGTCGTCCGCGAGGCGTTCGCGGGCGGGCAGCGAGCCGTCCAGTTCCAGTCCTACCCGTTCCGCATGACCCCGGAGAACCTCGCCCGGCACCGGCAGGACCCGAACATGGCCTTCTGGAGGAACCTCAAGGAAGGGTCGGACCGGTTCGAGGTCACGGGGGCGGAACCGGCCGTCGACGTGGCGGGCGGACGCTACGCGTTCGATGCGGGCGTTGACGCCCCCGCCGCCGACGCGGTCGCCCGGAAGCAGGCGGACGACGAGCGGCAGGTCGCCGCCCTCGTGGCGAGCGGAACGTCGGCGGTCCGGCTGGTGTACGAGGACGGCGGTCAGCACCGGGCGTTCCGCGAGACCATGATGGCTGCCGGCAACGGACTAGGCGAGGTAAGCCGACCCGAAGCCCTGGCATCAGGCCCGCGAGAGGTGGACATGCCAGCGCAGGGGCCGGTCGCGCTCGTCGGAAGGCGGGAGCCGGTACGGAGCACGGCAGCGCCCAAGCCGCCGGGGACTAGCATTCTCGTGGCTGAGCGTCGGCGCCTGCTTGAGACCTTCGCCGCGGCGGGGGACGGGCGGAGGTGA
- the lspA gene encoding signal peptidase II has protein sequence MMTTPSEGLARRVATVGAILVAAAAIDLAAKAAAESWLAEGGVQGFLPFVDLSLSFNHGISFSLFPARDPSSLTLLLGIQGTLTCLIAGCAVAAGSGLERLGLASMAGGAAGNLIDRFMDGTVTDYLDLHMGGMRWFTFNLADAWISLGVVLLLIDGFRTRRRHPDAGELTS, from the coding sequence ATGATGACCACCCCATCCGAGGGACTGGCCCGCCGGGTCGCGACGGTGGGCGCCATCCTGGTGGCCGCCGCGGCCATCGACCTCGCCGCGAAGGCGGCGGCCGAGAGTTGGCTGGCCGAGGGTGGGGTCCAGGGCTTCCTGCCCTTCGTCGACCTGAGCCTGTCGTTCAACCACGGCATCAGCTTCAGCCTGTTCCCGGCACGCGATCCGTCTTCCCTGACCCTTCTTCTTGGCATCCAGGGCACGCTTACCTGCCTCATCGCCGGCTGTGCCGTGGCAGCGGGAAGCGGGCTCGAACGCCTCGGGCTCGCCTCGATGGCAGGCGGCGCCGCGGGCAATCTCATCGACCGGTTCATGGATGGGACCGTGACCGACTACCTCGACCTGCACATGGGCGGCATGCGCTGGTTCACCTTCAACCTGGCGGATGCCTGGATCTCCCTGGGCGTCGTCCTGCTGCTCATCGACGGCTTCCGAACGCGCCGGCGGCATCCCGATGCCGGGGAATTGACCTCATGA
- a CDS encoding heavy metal translocating P-type ATPase, with protein sequence MGKIPAAAALRYRVKGMDCPSCAAKIETAVTRLPGVGDVRVNYTAQVLDLVLDEGATPRAALEERIAGLGYGVASLPTAADLAHAHSSGTDILSVEDEKAEPPAWRSRKGLLAIAIAALFAVGFLLDQAQPALVGEYAYWPGALLGLAFYGRRAIAAARNGSPFSIEMLMSVATVGALAIHAAEEAAVVVLLFTVGEMLEGFAAGRSRAGIKALVGLVPKTARLIEEDGIVREVPAAALRIGQTVLVRPGDRVPADGEITDGSSSLDESPITGESVPRPKEIGDAVYAGSVNADGALQVRVTRMPSDNTVARILHMVEEAQASKSPTARFIDRFSAVYTPVAFAFAALAALGPPLLLGADWSTWIYRGLALLLIACPCALVLSTPAAIASGLAAGARRGLLVKGGAALETIGRVRTVAFDKTGTLTVGRPLVTDVLPFATGMTDRALLGLAAAVEAGSSHPIARALIERAGVDGIPLRPVRDARAVPGKAVQATVAGRLVVVASPRHAATLAPLGDEAERTVAALEEAGKTAVIVVRDGEALGAIAVRDEPRQDATAAIASLRRLGVECVMLTGDNRRTGEAIARGLGLTARADLLPADKLAEVNALKELGIVAMVGDGINDAPALAAANVGIAMGGGTDAALETADAAVLNDRVSDVAALVALSRATLGNIHQNVAISLGLKAVFLVTTLAGITGLWPAILADTGATVLVTANALRLLRA encoded by the coding sequence ATGGGGAAGATCCCCGCAGCCGCCGCACTGCGCTACCGCGTGAAGGGCATGGATTGCCCGAGTTGCGCGGCCAAGATCGAGACGGCGGTGACCCGCCTCCCCGGCGTCGGCGACGTGCGCGTGAACTACACGGCCCAGGTCCTCGACCTCGTGCTTGATGAGGGCGCGACGCCCCGGGCTGCGCTTGAGGAGCGGATCGCCGGCCTCGGCTACGGCGTCGCCTCCCTGCCCACGGCAGCCGACCTCGCCCATGCCCATTCGTCCGGGACCGATATCCTTTCGGTCGAGGACGAGAAGGCGGAGCCCCCCGCCTGGCGCAGCCGCAAGGGGCTCCTAGCCATTGCCATCGCAGCCTTGTTCGCCGTGGGCTTCCTACTGGATCAAGCCCAGCCTGCGCTGGTCGGCGAGTACGCCTACTGGCCCGGGGCGCTCCTTGGGCTTGCCTTCTACGGACGCCGGGCCATCGCTGCGGCGCGCAATGGCTCGCCCTTCTCCATCGAGATGCTGATGTCGGTTGCGACGGTCGGCGCGCTCGCCATCCATGCCGCCGAGGAAGCCGCGGTCGTGGTCCTGCTGTTTACGGTCGGCGAGATGCTCGAAGGCTTCGCGGCAGGCCGATCCCGGGCCGGCATCAAGGCGCTCGTAGGCCTCGTGCCGAAGACGGCGCGCCTGATCGAGGAGGACGGTATCGTGCGCGAGGTGCCGGCTGCCGCCCTTCGGATCGGGCAGACCGTGCTGGTCCGCCCCGGCGACCGCGTGCCCGCCGACGGTGAGATCACGGACGGGTCGTCGAGCCTCGACGAGTCCCCCATCACGGGGGAATCCGTCCCCCGGCCAAAGGAAATCGGGGACGCGGTCTACGCTGGCAGCGTGAACGCGGACGGCGCCCTGCAGGTCAGGGTGACCCGGATGCCCTCCGACAACACCGTCGCCCGCATCCTGCATATGGTGGAGGAGGCGCAGGCGTCGAAGTCGCCGACCGCGCGCTTCATCGACCGCTTCAGCGCCGTCTACACCCCGGTGGCGTTCGCCTTCGCCGCGCTGGCCGCGCTTGGGCCGCCCCTCCTGCTCGGTGCCGACTGGAGCACCTGGATCTATCGTGGATTGGCTCTGCTCCTCATCGCCTGCCCCTGCGCACTCGTCCTCTCGACTCCCGCCGCCATCGCCTCCGGGCTGGCCGCCGGGGCTCGTCGCGGACTTCTGGTGAAGGGTGGCGCCGCCCTTGAGACCATCGGGCGGGTTCGAACCGTCGCCTTCGACAAGACCGGGACGCTCACGGTCGGTCGGCCGCTCGTCACGGACGTGTTGCCGTTCGCCACGGGCATGACGGACCGGGCCCTTCTCGGGCTGGCAGCGGCGGTGGAGGCGGGGTCAAGCCACCCCATCGCCCGAGCTCTTATCGAACGCGCGGGGGTGGACGGCATCCCGTTACGGCCGGTGCGTGACGCCAGGGCGGTGCCCGGTAAGGCCGTCCAGGCCACCGTAGCAGGACGGCTCGTCGTGGTGGCTTCCCCCCGCCACGCGGCGACGCTGGCCCCCCTCGGAGACGAGGCCGAGCGGACCGTGGCGGCGCTGGAGGAAGCAGGCAAGACCGCGGTCATCGTGGTCCGGGACGGCGAGGCCCTCGGCGCCATAGCGGTCCGGGACGAGCCCAGACAGGATGCGACCGCCGCCATCGCGTCCTTGCGCAGGCTCGGCGTCGAGTGCGTGATGCTGACGGGCGACAACCGCCGTACCGGCGAGGCCATCGCAAGGGGCCTCGGGCTCACCGCCCGGGCCGATCTTCTACCTGCGGACAAGCTCGCCGAGGTTAATGCCCTGAAGGAATTGGGGATTGTGGCAATGGTCGGCGACGGCATCAACGACGCCCCCGCGCTTGCCGCAGCCAACGTCGGCATAGCCATGGGCGGCGGTACCGATGCCGCGCTGGAGACTGCCGATGCCGCCGTTCTCAACGACCGGGTGTCCGACGTCGCCGCCCTCGTGGCGCTGTCCCGGGCCACGCTCGGCAACATCCATCAGAACGTGGCCATCTCACTCGGACTGAAGGCGGTGTTCCTCGTGACCACGCTCGCCGGCATCACCGGGCTGTGGCCGGCCATCCTGGCGGATACCGGTGCGACCGTCCTGGTGACGGCCAACGCGCTCCGCCTTCTGAGGGCATGA
- a CDS encoding MerR family transcriptional regulator, whose product MTIGDLAAATNTRVETVRWYEKVKLLPKPARSAGNYRLYGPEHLRRLSFIRRGRDLGFTVDQIRELLALADERGRSCAEVDTIARAHLAEVERKLSDLTRLARELSDVIGQCKCGSVADCRIIEALSPHGDLA is encoded by the coding sequence ATGACCATCGGCGACTTGGCGGCGGCGACGAACACCCGTGTCGAGACGGTCCGGTGGTACGAGAAGGTGAAGCTCCTGCCGAAACCCGCGCGGTCGGCGGGCAACTATCGCCTGTACGGCCCGGAGCACCTGCGTCGTCTGAGCTTCATACGGCGTGGCCGGGACCTCGGCTTCACCGTGGACCAGATCCGCGAGCTTCTGGCTTTGGCCGACGAACGCGGCCGGTCCTGCGCCGAAGTCGACACGATCGCGCGTGCGCACTTGGCGGAGGTCGAGCGGAAACTCTCGGACCTCACCAGGCTCGCCCGTGAGCTGAGCGACGTCATCGGTCAGTGCAAATGCGGCTCGGTCGCAGACTGCCGCATCATCGAGGCCTTGTCGCCTCACGGCGACCTGGCCTGA